Proteins encoded within one genomic window of Bos indicus x Bos taurus breed Angus x Brahman F1 hybrid chromosome 18, Bos_hybrid_MaternalHap_v2.0, whole genome shotgun sequence:
- the HPN gene encoding serine protease hepsin isoform X2: MAEKEVQVGPADARLTVFDQTEGTWRLLCSSRSNARVAGLSCEEMGFLRALDFSELDVRTAGANGTSGFFCVDEGRLPHARRLLEVLSVCDCPRGRFLATSCQDCGHRKLPVDRIVGGQDTSLGRWPWQVSLRYDGAHLCGGSVLSRDWVLTAAHCFPERNRVLSRWRVFAGAVAQTSPHGVQLGVQAVIYHGGYLPFRDPNSEENSNDIALVHLSGTLPLTEYIQPVCLPAAGQALVDGKICTVTGWGNTQYYGQQAGVLQEARVPIISNDVCNGPDFYGNQIKPKMFCAGYPEGGIDACQGDSGGPFVCEDSISRTPRWRLCGIVSWGTGCALAQKPGVYTKVSDFREWIFQAIKTHSEASGMVTQL, translated from the exons ATGGCGGAGAAGGAGG TGCAGGTCGGCCCGGCGGATGCTCGGCTCACGGTGTTCGACCAGACAGAGGGCACGTGGCGCCTGCTTTGCTCCTCGCGCTCCAATGCCAGGGTGGCGGGGCTCAGCTGCGAGGAGATGGGCTTCCTCAG GGCGTTGGACTTCTCGGAGCTGGACGTGCGGACGGCGGGCGCCAATGGCACGTCGGGCTTCTTCTGCGTGGACGAGGGGAGGCTGCCGCATGCCCGGAGGTTGCTCGAGGTCCTCTCCGTGTG CGACTGTCCCAGAGGCCGTTTCCTGGCTACCAGCTGCCAAG actgtggccacCGAAAACTGCCGGTCGATCGCATTGTGGGCGGCCAGGACACCAGCCTGGGCAGGTGGCCGTGGCAAGTCAGTCTTCGCTATGATGGAGCACATCTCTGTGGGGGGTCCGTGCTCTCTAGGGACTGGGTGCTGACAGCCGCCCACTGCTTCCCTGA GCGGAACCGGGTCCTATCACGATGGCGAGTGTTTGCTGGTGCTGTGGCCCAGACTTCACCCCATGGCGTGCAACTGGGGGTGCAGGCTGTCATCTACCATGGGGGCTATCTCCCCTTTCGAGACCCCAACAGCGAGGAGAATAGCAATGACATCGCCCTGGTCCACCTCTCCGGCACCCTGCCCCTCACAG AGTACATCCAGCCCGTGTGTCTCCCGGCTGCCGGGCAGGCCCTGGTGGATGGCAAGATCTGCACGGTGACTGGCTGGGGCAACACGCAGTACTACG GCCAACAGGCTGGGGTGCTCCAGGAGGCCCGAGTCCCCATAATCAGCAATGATGTCTGCAACGGCCCCGACTTCTACGGGAACCAGATCAAGCCCAAGATGTTCTGTGCTGGCTACCCTGAGGGTGGCATTGATGCCTGCCAG GGCGACAGTGGTGGCCCCTTCGTGTGTGAGGATAGCATCTCTCGGACGCCACGTTGGCGGCTGTGTGGCATTGTGAGCTGGGGCACCGGCTGTGCCCTGGCCCAGAAGCCAGGCGTCTACACCAAAGTCAGTGACTTCCGGGAGTGGATCTTCCAGGCCATAAAG ACTCACTCCGAAGCCAGCGGCATGGTAACCCAGCTTTGA
- the HPN gene encoding serine protease hepsin isoform X1: protein MAEKEGGRTVPCCSGPKVAALTVGTVLLLTGIGAASWAIVTVLLRSDQEPLYPVQVGPADARLTVFDQTEGTWRLLCSSRSNARVAGLSCEEMGFLRALDFSELDVRTAGANGTSGFFCVDEGRLPHARRLLEVLSVCDCPRGRFLATSCQDCGHRKLPVDRIVGGQDTSLGRWPWQVSLRYDGAHLCGGSVLSRDWVLTAAHCFPERNRVLSRWRVFAGAVAQTSPHGVQLGVQAVIYHGGYLPFRDPNSEENSNDIALVHLSGTLPLTEYIQPVCLPAAGQALVDGKICTVTGWGNTQYYGQQAGVLQEARVPIISNDVCNGPDFYGNQIKPKMFCAGYPEGGIDACQGDSGGPFVCEDSISRTPRWRLCGIVSWGTGCALAQKPGVYTKVSDFREWIFQAIKTHSEASGMVTQL from the exons ATGGCGGAGAAGGAGG GTGGCCGGACTGTGCCATGCTGCTCCGGACCCAAGGTGGCCGCTCTCACTGTGGGGACCGTCCTGCTCCTGACAGGCATCGGGGCAGCGTCCTGGGCCATTG TGACTGTTCTACTCAGGAGTGATCAGGAGCCACTGTATCCAG TGCAGGTCGGCCCGGCGGATGCTCGGCTCACGGTGTTCGACCAGACAGAGGGCACGTGGCGCCTGCTTTGCTCCTCGCGCTCCAATGCCAGGGTGGCGGGGCTCAGCTGCGAGGAGATGGGCTTCCTCAG GGCGTTGGACTTCTCGGAGCTGGACGTGCGGACGGCGGGCGCCAATGGCACGTCGGGCTTCTTCTGCGTGGACGAGGGGAGGCTGCCGCATGCCCGGAGGTTGCTCGAGGTCCTCTCCGTGTG CGACTGTCCCAGAGGCCGTTTCCTGGCTACCAGCTGCCAAG actgtggccacCGAAAACTGCCGGTCGATCGCATTGTGGGCGGCCAGGACACCAGCCTGGGCAGGTGGCCGTGGCAAGTCAGTCTTCGCTATGATGGAGCACATCTCTGTGGGGGGTCCGTGCTCTCTAGGGACTGGGTGCTGACAGCCGCCCACTGCTTCCCTGA GCGGAACCGGGTCCTATCACGATGGCGAGTGTTTGCTGGTGCTGTGGCCCAGACTTCACCCCATGGCGTGCAACTGGGGGTGCAGGCTGTCATCTACCATGGGGGCTATCTCCCCTTTCGAGACCCCAACAGCGAGGAGAATAGCAATGACATCGCCCTGGTCCACCTCTCCGGCACCCTGCCCCTCACAG AGTACATCCAGCCCGTGTGTCTCCCGGCTGCCGGGCAGGCCCTGGTGGATGGCAAGATCTGCACGGTGACTGGCTGGGGCAACACGCAGTACTACG GCCAACAGGCTGGGGTGCTCCAGGAGGCCCGAGTCCCCATAATCAGCAATGATGTCTGCAACGGCCCCGACTTCTACGGGAACCAGATCAAGCCCAAGATGTTCTGTGCTGGCTACCCTGAGGGTGGCATTGATGCCTGCCAG GGCGACAGTGGTGGCCCCTTCGTGTGTGAGGATAGCATCTCTCGGACGCCACGTTGGCGGCTGTGTGGCATTGTGAGCTGGGGCACCGGCTGTGCCCTGGCCCAGAAGCCAGGCGTCTACACCAAAGTCAGTGACTTCCGGGAGTGGATCTTCCAGGCCATAAAG ACTCACTCCGAAGCCAGCGGCATGGTAACCCAGCTTTGA